In Mercenaria mercenaria strain notata chromosome 13, MADL_Memer_1, whole genome shotgun sequence, the DNA window aacattatgtatatttttgaagcATGTGACTAGACGAAAATAATGGTAAGAAAAGTGTCTCACAACCGTTTACTTTATTCGCAAATTCCACCTGAATCGAGATTGCGGATGAGCATTTTTGTTTCGTTTGACCTGTTActtcaggtaagattttagacccgaccGTATACGCAGAACTAGGAAAATCATTCAAGAATTCATTTATTCTAAACAGCAAGAATCATTAgtttaataaacatcaaaaataaccagttgaatacaAGAACCTTTAAAATGAATATAGCTATTTCTTTACCTGTCACTTTAATGGGAAGAACGTttctttccttcttttcttttttggtttGGTATAGGTTCATCTGGCCGCCTGCCATTCaccctccgccccccccccccccccaacccccgtCCCCCACTCCAACTTTGAGATCGATCCTACGCCAATGTAACAAAACATGTTTATGATCTCGGGATcaatgttctttttgtttttaaaaggctAAATGAATGGTATTTAGAGTTTGAAATGGGCGACGGAGCGGAGGGGTGTGGAGAGGTCTGATGACTTGTCGGAGGTAACATTAAAACCGAGTGTTGTCTACGTAGCGGAGAAAGAGTATAGCAGAACATATGTCAAACAATTTGTGCAACATTATCTTAGAATCTTTTATTATTAACTGGCGAAGAGACAGAGGGACCGACAGGAGGACAGACAGACTACTGGAACAAATTCAGTACTAGGGCAAAATTCAATATCATGTTATTGTCCCAATATTTTGGAAGAAATGATAAGGCCaacaataaatttaaacatattactAATAGAGTTCCAgtatcactggcaccagaccagaaagataAAGAGTCACTGTACATGCTATACCCTACCCCTGTAGGTATACTATAAGTACCAAGGTCATGgacggaaaaatatactaacccgtttccaTGTTAAGCTCGAGTTCGGGAAATagtactatgcatattgaacaaatGGTAATGTATCGTGCACCGGCcataattcattaatatttctaaTCACAGAGTAGAAACTCTCCGTTGTTTAtggatgaacttccctaatgGTGCACGATGGAAGGTAGATaacacttgttcaatatgcacaAAACGGGGCTAAAATGACGGATATGTTGTTCATGTTCTACAGCGAGCAAAATTATATGATTATTTTTTCGTAGCCGATCTTTGAGGGATGAAAATGTATTGGAGTACTTTCTAATATGTGCCTCCATGGAATATGATGTGACTTTGACAATTTTGAATAGTGCATGGACATATGCATAAGCTGATACATGATGTATTGTTGGAATGTTACGGTTCGTGAATTCTGTTCAGTGTCAGTGTTGAAGACAGGTAATAAATTGCGCACGTGCAAACTTTTTCTATATAATCAGAGCGTTATGAGTGTCAGTGTTTCTGCAACAGAACCATCTGCAAGCAAAAAGAGAGACTTATCTTCTCCCGACGATTTATTAGTTCCTAAGAAAAATAAATTAGTTAACCAATCGCCAAAAAAACATTGATTCTGCAGTGACCGTTTCGCCAGCCACGGATACTCCGTTATCACCTTAACAACCCAAATTAACTCTCTACAAGCTGAAAATGAAGCTCTCCATCACGAGAACTCGGATCTTTCACACATGGTCGATATGCTGGAGTTCCAGGCTGACGCGGCTGAACAGTACAGCAGACGTGATAGCGTTAGAATATGAGGTGTTGCGGAGTCTGATAAATAAGACACTGACCAGCATGTTCTTAACATCAGTTCTGCAGTTGGTGTCCAGTAAACGTTCCAGGGTATAGCTGTGTCGCACCGAGCTGGTAAACCAAAATCTTCTGACAAGCCACATGATATATGTACTAGTGAAATGTGTGTCCCGTCGGTGTCGAAATGCATTCTATCAAAAGATTTTGCCGCTAAAATCTAAAAATTACACGGGTACCTTCATCAATGAAGCTCTGACCAACTACAGGTCACAACTTCTATATTTATTCTTTATATGgtgaaatccaagaaaattatTGGTGCCTGGTCGTCAGATGAGGTTGTGCTGTTAAAGGCCTATGAAAATAGGAAAAGCAGCCTCCATAGAATCTTTTCAAACATGACCTTGTGCCCTTTATTTCGTATTGTGCTGACGAGTCCAGTATCGTCTGTGGTGTTGACTGACTTCAGATTACACATACATGTGCATGTCTTCTTGTTTGTGTTCCATGCACcgtctgaaatataaacaaacttcgttaaagacccaccacgacctagtgacctacttttttcgccaacaaaaattacatgaaaatcattcttacaATACAGGTAATAAGCAGCTATACTAAAAGTTTTCAGggggacaatttaggcccttcctaaataaatgtgtttccaCAATCTTATCTGCAAGCTTATTCAGCCAATCTCTTTTCAGcttaattttaagaatatagagCAAAAACTGTCTCACACTGCAGATACAAAATGTGATGGAAATGTAACTAAATGTCAAACAGGTGGTGATCTGAAGGTTAGCTCATTCGTATAATCATTACATTGTACCAAATTGCTATATATTACCGAGCGTTAGATTTTTGAAACACGGGGCGTCTTCCTTATATTCTAGTACTACTTAAATGACAATCTTAATACAATAGATATGAacacaaaataaatttatcctgGTAAGTTAACAGGtaaccattttgttttctttattgtctTGAAGCTTTTGAGGAAATAGTGTAGTTTCGACACCCACAGAAAAATGCATGTCTTATATTGACACTTGAAACGATTCTTTATCTGTACATGCACCgcacttatttattatttaagtaaATATATCGGCTATGTATTCGTATTTTCGTTAGCTTTTTACAATAATATGAGCGTATATCAAAATCTCCTCCGTTAAAACCTCCTCAGCTGAAAAAAATTGACATGGTGGTCAAAATCCCCTCAACAAAAATGACAGGGTGATCACAATCCCCTTGGCAAAAACTTGGGGTAGTCAAAACCCCCTCGATGTGTAGTCAAAAGCCCCTTATCTCCTTAGTGAAATGAAATTGTGAGGCAAAATTTGAGTCATTCTCGAAACTCTATTATcattctgattttttaaaataaaatcgcgattggttctgcctttgcgaccattgtagatcatgaccagccagCACatactgatcatgatctgcagtgtttgccatttagtcagtatatttgtggtaatcacccctttcatcagttaatggtgctgtccaaattgatagatggacaggttcattatagaaatttagcagggaaagggttaaaatatgTGAGCGGTCTCTTGAGAACTTCTTGAGTGTTCTTGGACAGGTTATaggaacaaaataaaataaaagcaaaaatatgtgctagaaggaaagaaaaaataaagtagTATATGTCATTTACCTAGCTCTAAAGACAAATACTATTATTAAAAATCAGCCAATGTTTTATCCGATTATTGTGCTATGAATTAGCTTAAAAAATAGTATCAACAATTTCATGTTGCTGATAATTATTTGTAACATCTTTGTCACCCCGTAATAAATAAATATGCCAATAATACTGTTTAACTAAATCAAAATTTTTGCAGAAATGTGCATttgtttgtcttttaattttttctgtataAAAGTTATGCTTCTGACACCTCTCACCTGGGACATtaattttttgaaagaaagatcTACTTTATTGTGAAAAGATACTCTTTTCTCCTTCTCAACGTAATTGCTTTTTCTTAATAGCCCCCTATTCAACACAACTGCTATCGTCAAAATGACAAAGATCAAAGAGAAATTTGATGTTTGAGTAAAGGGGATTATTATCATATTAAGGGGATTTTGACTACGATATAATTTTGCCAAGGGGATTTTGACCACCCCATCATTTTTGCAAAGGGGGTTTTGACTATCCATTGAGGAGATTATGAACACCTTCTCATTTCTGCTGAGGGGATTTTGACCACCATGGCGTTTTTCAGCCAAGAGGTTTTGACTGAGGGGAGTTTGAGCGTCTCCCTAATATGACGATGTAGCACGACTGAGATGATGTCAATGatgaagtttgtaaaattataattattcacGTAAACATTTCACATTACTAAGCTCCGTAACATGTCATGTTACGATTCTCTGCCTTTTCTGCGTTTCgactttcatgaaaatcttcgtttgagccgcgccatgagaaaatcaacatagtggctttgcgaccagcatggatccagaccagcctgcacagatgcgcaggctggtctagatacgtgctggtcgcaaagccactatgatggttttctcatggcgcggctcatttaattacACAAGTAGCATACACCTTCGACCttaaacatttcgttttaaaaactATATATGTATTAGAGCGTATGTTATTTTGTAACGTAAATTAACTAATAAATCTTACGCACAAAGCTAAAACAAATGgttgttaaattttgttttatcataCAAGTAGCATACACCTAAGATAGCATACATCTCTCAGCTAAATGTATGTACCAGCGTTTATCTTACTAAATCTAAATCTTACATGTATGATAGTATATGTAACTTCATATTAGTCCAACTAACTGAACTCTAGATAATCAGATAtcgttataattttttttttgtctggttGATATCCGCCTCGGtatagacaacgtaaaatatcaaaatgtaaaatcggtctaacCAAAGTCTCATTATTTAGAATACCTTCATATTTGTTCAGTGTTAAACTCATTGTACATGTTTAGTCCGTAGTTCAAACGCTTTTATTGGTTGGCTGGATATGGATTAATATGCTAGTATTTATAGCGCATCGTAGCCATATTGGAAATACCCAGAGGTCAGAGTTTACATGCGCCAGGTAAAtccttatattttatatatattaatactTTACTCAAAATCCATATATTTTTCgatttggtttgtttgttttatctctAGGTAGAACTGCATTTAAACTATACTTTGACGTATTAacaaatctggcctggcctggatgatcattcctcatgaaatattatgtgataaatcctttactgtgatacatatatgtgatctcaattagctttcataaattattcagtatttaagattatgtatcttgctttattactcaaaatataacagttaaacatgactttctgtgtcatgccgccaataacagggaccacaatggaaataagaagaatcatttcatcttttttgtgttatccctggtattggtgagcattacatggctttgctgagtaatatgatataactgtctaatgatttgttggtttgtcactatgtaatattttttatgcattgatttgtcatttgttttatcgctatattgccatgtcatgtacacttgtgccaaataaaacttacttacttatatgCACTTTGCGTACACGTAAATtaatttattctatacctattttatctatccaatcgcgaacgttcatttgcaacacgtgaccgtacaatatatagaggatattacatgagtgccttttcatattgaatttattaaacgagttgaataaaatgataaaatgcgaggctctgccgagcattttatcaattttattcaacgagtttaataaattcaatctggaaagtcacaaatggtatattctttttatcacatgttatcctttcctgtcgaaacatcaacaaatctactttcttttactatataaacaagtcagtttgaccaacgtctcctataccgtaaatgacgtcgacgtcaaagctttattacactagtgtattatcatttttatttaatggctttattacactcccgcgacgtcaaacatgtgataaattacggtatttggatgcacgtgcgtacaaaaaatcctgtattatctgtatttggacggttcaacagtcccatgttaaacatacgataaagcccgaaacgcgtaaaaaatgttccgaatgtaaaccagatgaagtaggcgctctatgtacagagtttgattatgcgtcttgaaatctggatttaatttgtgtttttttttgtttacaacacacaaaaacgattcaagggataacagtGCTATATGATTTAggtattaaaacgttcgttaataatcaaaaacttaaaaatacagtaaaaaggatcatcagatgttggaatatttgaaaagtcgctaaaagaagccgttccggacgaaacctagaaattggtatcagccctgactgtctgaatagctacctcagcagtttttatttaacggttaagaaacaaaatggagaagattatgaaagGCAGCGGACGgccggtcagcatccaaaacatgtctgctctataattcagttttcgtcggctcttcaccaaacttgctgacaatgtttgtgggcattacatctcggccaattttgaaaaccagccaaattgtaccaggcactctttgattatagtccttgaatcaCTCGAAAAatggggaatttagccttgtccgctcttttaagtcgaagtTTTCATCctctcttcaccaaacttgctgacaatgtttgtgggcataatatctcagccaagtattattaccacccaaatcgccaaatggctgttgtagggaggttgcaccatattcttttttttaatgatgatacgcagaaaaaacaacattcaatgaattacgtatattacgtatgaagtgaaataaatatagaataaaaaggttattttaaggtctaacattgttctgtataatatatatttgcactcctACCAAACtgagaaaaactagaaaaggcaggaatacaatatgcagtgaaacattttaatttaaactattattatagtaagataaaatagatatagcggctcgtccaatatggttttctcagctgggtactcgtccaaatatatctccgtattgtacagaacaatgttaaataacctaatagtatcaTTAAGTTATGTAGCAATTACCCTAaacatttttgatacattttagaTGAGTTTTTCAATACGAGATATCAGCGCAATTATGAATTTTAAGCGTTGCCTTAAACCATGTAACTCATAATTGTATACATACTAATTTTATCTTTATCACTGATTTTAaacacatatattttaaaaaactcTGCTCAGTATTTTGTGTGTAACAGGTACTTTTGGTCAAGTACCTAGAGTCATATTGCGTGTGAATCTTTCCCCTAAATGACTTGGTATTGATCCTTATTGTTCCTTGTGCGTAACATTTTTTAGTACCTGTTAATGATAATGTTAATGGTTAACGGTCCGTAGAATTCTTTTCAAACTGCGCGTTGCACCTTTAGATTTACACACGTTTTACAAGTAACACTGCcacttaaacattttattaaacgaATTAAATCTTCTCCTTACCTTTATTCTAAGTGGCGAATTACATATTTCAAGTATCGCAGAGTTTGTCCCTCATTGATCCACACTCCAGCCACATAAAATGCCAATTtccttttatatacattttattcctTGTCTAAAGTACACTTCTCATGTCCCATTTCTTCTCATTCGGGGTTGTAAGCTATAAAAATTCTGATACTATTTGCATTCGCATGACGGCCTTTCTCGAATTTATACTATCACCCTCTCGATCACGATACTACGGGTTCCTACCAGTTTTTACTCACTTCCTTCTCTTCGTAAGTATACATAGGTGTCCTGAATATGTCTTATAATTGCATAACCCTTTGTTAGCAAATATTTGCATTTCTAACACTTATTAAATATCCTCGCAGATTTTTTACCGACTGTCgaaacaacctttttttttttttattaatgtgcGTAATTTCGATATTAATGAACTTGGACACTGTTCTGTTTGGTAACCTAGACctttctgatcaggataacaCGACTTTATTTACTCATGAAGAGTCATACATGTCCAAAAGTAAGAGAGTTTTTAGCTACCCCGAGACTGTctcatttcttctttttctcagTCTTCATTAATTTCTATTCCCAACTTATCTGTCTTTCTGCAATATATACTTACATATGTATTTAACAAATTGTACTTTTTCTTCTATCATATATTTCCCTGTTCAACTGTTTACATTAATAACtagtattattttcatgttttaagacTATGTTCCTAGTCCCATAAAGTATTAAGCTCGATATGTCCGTACATGTTTATTTTGTCCGCGAAGGAGAAGAATTTTATTAGACTTTCCTTTCCTATGTCGCTTTGATCAATGTACGACATAGTGTGTATTAATTAGTGTTTGTACTTTATTTTCtaggaataaatatgtttaaactaaactaacatGCATAGTGCTCATTAATTTCCGAACTCCGTGCTTTGCGTTAGAAATACGCGGTTGAAATTGGTTAGTGCATGCTTCCTTTCACGTCCATTGTTCTTTAATTTAGTAAAACCTAGGGATAGGATATACCATGTACAGTGTCTTCTGCTTTCTGGTCTGGTACCAGTGATCAGTGCAACAATGTTATAAACATACAACCATTAGCTTTTTGACCGGGAACCAGTACGCTGATTGTCAGGCAAGAACCAACTCATTGCATTATGAATGAAAAATCGCTTTAACAGATTTTGCAATGATTAACATAGACTTCTAGGTGTTCATGACCAAGTTCAAGTCTGTAAAAGCTAAAACGATATAAAGTGAAACTGAGTGTATGAATTCTGTTTCGATAAGGAGCTGCAGCTGACTAGTATCACCGATTTAGATTTTCCATGTCCCGTCCGATATATCAACTCCATAGCAATTTGACTTTCGATTGTGTGGTCATTAGGGATTATCTGTCCCGAAtgaattaagaaattatttatagcaaaggaatgtttaaatacttatttttgcACGATGAGCGGTTATGTGCTGGGCGTAacaatttcacgagggcgtagcctgagtgaaattaacgtccgagtgcataaatagtgttaaaatacggttttggtataaattatttcgattctaatatgcccttaatgtaaaacagtagatgaaatatggtagtgctctttcttggtcgcaaaaaATGACGTCAGCGCACGTTAACGTCATTCTAGCATATGAgtattttaacagagaaaagcatataagaattaaaattttatcacaaCTAGGAAGAGTATCTGCTTCAAAGGAACTATTATCTAGTGTTGATCTTTTATTGTCGTTTTCACTGAAACTGTCAGTGCGTATGTTTACGACATGCATTACAAATACGAACGTCTGTACAACTAACTTACTACTTCTTTGAAATCCAAATGTGGTAAAAATCTATATGTTATGCTGCAGCAGCTACTGTTTTAATTTTCTCTTTCAGATTGAAGCAGCAAAATGCAGACAGCAGACGAAAGTGGAAAATCGACAAAAGCACATTCAAAGCTAAGCCCAAATTATTTTGTGACAATACAAATAACAGAAAACGGACGATAAAAAACTTGCTAGACGAGCAAAGAGACATATTGTCAAGATATCCCCGTTATGAAGATTTTGAAATGCCAGCGAATAGATTCCATTTGACATTAACAGTTCTTCAGCTAGACAATGAGTCAAATATCCGAGATTGTGTTGCAGCTATGGAGCATGCAAAACCTGAAATCGAGAAACTGGCGAAAATGATAAAACCGCTCGAGTTCCAAGGGCTGGGCTGCTTTAGTCCTAGAGTAATTTTTGCAAAAGTGAAATTTCCAAGTGAGTTTATGGAACTAGTGGATGTCATTAAGGACGCTATAAAAGGCGCAGGAATTAAGACCGAGCTGAGACCACCAAAACTTCATGTAACTTTATTTAACGTGGACAAGGAGACGTATAGCGACAGACGCTGGTATAAAGGGAAGATAATTTTGGCGTCCCTTTTCGATCCAGATCCGTACTTTGGGTCACAGCCTGTAAACAACATTCAGATTTGTGAAATGCATACATTACCAACCGAAGAAGGGGAAACAGACTTTTACCGCAGTATTTTCAACCTGCAAATTGATAAATCGTAACACGTACACGTAACGTTTTAAACTCGTTATCTGCTCATAGTGCACTATAACAGAAATAGTGCACGAGTAATCTTACAAGTCAACAATAGAATATATTGCTTACAGACTATAATTATATGCCTCAGTAATGAAATCATTTGGCATTAACCTAAGAGCTGGTATCAAAGGACTTGCAAACTATACTTTCGTTTCACGTTCCAGGGCCGTCACTTTTTCAGTCCGCAGAAAATTCAATATCGTTATAATGccaaagtgaaaatattttgtctCAGAAATAAAATGCCTGTCTTTGTGGAGATAGTTGCTTGTCGGGGTGTAATTATTTGGTAATAGAGGTTGTATGTACTATGGAAATAAAATCAAACCCGTCggaaatgtgtgaagtttgaattgAATGAAATTTCAGCGTTTATATTTCTTGGACAGTAGTAGGCTGGATTTAAAAGGAACTTCAAATCAGCAATGAAGATCCCGACATGTTATTGACTGCGCAGTTATGCACTGTTAAATGTCTTTAGAAATTGTCCAGACTACTTCTATACAGTTTATGACTtaattgtacccccgacaacaaagttgtaagggggggtatactggtttcaggttgtctgtctgactgtctgtccgtctgtctgtctgtctgtccgtctgtctgtctgtctgtccgtagacacaatcttgtgcacaccatctctcctcatccccttgacacaatttaatgaaacttcacacaagtgatcagtaacaacagcagttgtgcatggggcatgttaggtactttcagaaaaaaaacttgcagagttatgggactttgttttttgttactatactatatacatagacacaatcttgtgcgcaccatctcgcctcatccacttgacacaatttaatgaaacttcacacaagtgatcagtaataacagtagttttgcatggggcatgttaggttctttcagaaaaaaaattgcagagttatgggactttgttttttgttactatactatatacatagacacaatcttgtgcacaccatctctcctaatccacttgacacaatttaatgaaacttcacacaagcgatcagtaacaacagtagttgtgcatggggcatgttagattctttcagaaaaaaaagttgcagagttatgggactttgttttttgttactatactatatacatagacacaatcttgtgcacaccatctctcctcatccccttgacacactttaatgaaactttacacaagtgatcagtaacaacagtagttgtgcatggggcatgttaggttctttcaacgacaaaaattgcagaattatgggcctttgtttcttgttaacatactatgtacataaagtctgcatatgcagtcttgtgcgcgcctaatcttccgaacccttgcacacaatttaatgaaacttcacacaagtgatcagtaccaactctagttgtgcatggtgcatgttacgttcttttagataaatattctgcatagttatgggactttgttttttgttactaaactgtatacatacagtctatatacatacagtcaacataattattcttgtgtgcgtcaaattgcaatgtactgtgtcagtgcatgcgtggggtacattcatcacctttagttaATGTTGCTTGATTTTGTTGTACATATTCTATGGATTAGTCTTTTCTGTACAATAATAATTAGACtctatacaataaaataaaattatacttaggtaattatatgttgatttatgatacaaatttatttatatatggtTCTATTACGGTTTTCAGTTtctcattttgatagaaaaatgagTTAAGTATTCAGAACTCAAATATAACATTTGTTACAAGGGATTTGCGATGTGgggatattttgtattttattgtgaTTGATcatactttttaaaatctttatacTGTATGCATACAATTACTCACAacctgtaaaatattcaacaatcAAAATAGGGCTCATTTCCTTGATAGAAACTAGCAGTCTTGTTTGAAAATGgtaattttggaaatatattttaagatttaggTCAGTATTTAggagaaaaaagttcaaacatCATCCAGTCTGAGAAAAAAggattgttttacatgaaaattaaacagaatataaacatgtatattattctacaaaaccattgtcattttacttatatatgtattgaattccggaaagggactgcatgaaagtgccacacttctggacagttcagcacctttaaaaactcaccatttttgaAAAGCTGATACCTTTCTTCGTTTTTATGCATTTCTaacaatgtaccagtgtttaaacttaaataactatgtaaaacatcggttttgacaattgtttacatttatttctttacaaatgacattttttcttaaagggcgggggtgggggagcaacctttgtttgttcgtttacTGAAAATTTCTGTTTTGCGATTTACTTCTAAACCATAAAACGTTCTGTACTATTCAAGCATAAAACCCAAGCCTATATGGTTAGCCATTATCACCAAAATAATCACTTACAGGTACACCGTAAAATCAGTTATGAAACACGTAGGCCTATATTTGTTTTCACTGGTTACCCTTACAAAGATCTTTAAAATAGAACAGAtctgaaaattttcatttaaaagaaggCTCAAATCTCAtgacaacaaaatgaaaaactcCCTGGTCGACGAATATGCGATGCAATTTACTTCATCACAGGTGTGCAGGACTAGGTGATTATAGTGTAACAAATCATCCAGCAGCATATCAACGAAAGCAAACAACATTCATTTAAAAAGAGGTTCTGTAGACTAATTTTGacagattataagattctttcaccggttgtagatgcagatgagaatttccggcctcgagggtaattgtttaggcggtaacgaggttcctaccgagttaccgcctaaacagttacccga includes these proteins:
- the LOC123529688 gene encoding uncharacterized protein LOC123529688 isoform X2; amino-acid sequence: MLVFIAHRSHIGNTQRSEFTCARLKQQNADSRRKWKIDKSTFKAKPKLFCDNTNNRKRTIKNLLDEQRDILSRYPRYEDFEMPANRFHLTLTVLQLDNESNIRDCVAAMEHAKPEIEKLAKMIKPLEFQGLGCFSPRVIFAKVKFPSEFMELVDVIKDAIKGAGIKTELRPPKLHVTLFNVDKETYSDRRWYKGKIILASLFDPDPYFGSQPVNNIQICEMHTLPTEEGETDFYRSIFNLQIDKS
- the LOC123529688 gene encoding uncharacterized protein LOC123529688 isoform X1, coding for MELEVKFSVLWTCSCPSQMFNNVEIKHVLPYSRAFLRRLKQQNADSRRKWKIDKSTFKAKPKLFCDNTNNRKRTIKNLLDEQRDILSRYPRYEDFEMPANRFHLTLTVLQLDNESNIRDCVAAMEHAKPEIEKLAKMIKPLEFQGLGCFSPRVIFAKVKFPSEFMELVDVIKDAIKGAGIKTELRPPKLHVTLFNVDKETYSDRRWYKGKIILASLFDPDPYFGSQPVNNIQICEMHTLPTEEGETDFYRSIFNLQIDKS
- the LOC123529688 gene encoding uncharacterized protein LOC123529688 isoform X3, with protein sequence MKQYTLTGRNLQNGLKQQNADSRRKWKIDKSTFKAKPKLFCDNTNNRKRTIKNLLDEQRDILSRYPRYEDFEMPANRFHLTLTVLQLDNESNIRDCVAAMEHAKPEIEKLAKMIKPLEFQGLGCFSPRVIFAKVKFPSEFMELVDVIKDAIKGAGIKTELRPPKLHVTLFNVDKETYSDRRWYKGKIILASLFDPDPYFGSQPVNNIQICEMHTLPTEEGETDFYRSIFNLQIDKS